A single Vulcanisaeta distributa DSM 14429 DNA region contains:
- a CDS encoding molybdopterin biosynthesis protein has translation MSEAGKRIIFHELLTPEETLSKVFSTVKVEPLGTEVVRIEESYGRVLARDVYSRIDVPPFDRATMDGFAVRAEDTFGADELNPVKLRVIGNIETGAEELPQVNSGEAVEIATGAPMPPGANAVVMVEYTKRSGDELVIYRSVTPGENVMSAGSDVMMGELILRKCTVIREREVGLLAAVGIDRVEVFRRPRVAIISTGNELVSPGRELGRGKIYDINTYTIAHAVRSMGAEPIIMGIVRDDINEMRDAVNKALSIGDLVLLSGGTSAGLADLTYKVLDEIGPPGIIIHGLKVKPGKPTVVAVSRDNKLVIGLPGYPSSALMIFNIIVKPILAKMLCTGIDEIRIKARLAIRADGAKGRRALYPVSLVDTGHGVVAYPLPAESGAISTLAFADGYIAIPETVEYLDSGDEVEVTLFTHQYMPANLYIIGSHDLGLDVLIPMLPGFVRARVINVGSMGGLYAVKRGEADVAGLHLVDEETGQYNVPYMVKYNVNNAVLIRGYFREQGLIVPRGNPKNIRGIEDLLRGDVRIVNRNKGAGTRFLLDIKLKEIANKMGVKFEELVRRINGYYYEVKTHTAVAAAVAQGKADAGVGIRAAAAMYGLDFIPLGWESYDFAIPIDRLEKDSVKAFLNMLRSSEFKNALSKLPGYRVPDDIGEVIWKGQ, from the coding sequence ATGTCTGAGGCAGGTAAGAGGATAATATTTCATGAATTATTAACACCTGAGGAGACATTGAGTAAGGTGTTTAGTACTGTTAAGGTTGAGCCGTTGGGGACAGAGGTAGTAAGGATCGAGGAGAGCTATGGAAGGGTTTTGGCAAGGGATGTTTATTCACGAATTGATGTGCCGCCATTTGATAGGGCGACAATGGATGGGTTCGCAGTTAGGGCTGAGGATACGTTTGGAGCCGATGAACTAAACCCAGTTAAGTTAAGAGTTATTGGTAATATTGAGACTGGGGCTGAGGAGTTGCCTCAGGTTAATTCTGGCGAGGCCGTTGAAATAGCGACTGGCGCCCCAATGCCCCCTGGCGCCAATGCGGTGGTCATGGTCGAGTATACTAAGCGTAGTGGTGATGAGTTGGTGATATATCGTTCGGTAACGCCGGGTGAGAACGTAATGTCAGCGGGTTCGGACGTAATGATGGGCGAATTAATACTTAGGAAGTGCACAGTGATTAGGGAGAGGGAGGTTGGTCTGTTGGCTGCTGTGGGTATTGATAGGGTTGAGGTATTTAGGAGGCCTAGGGTTGCGATAATATCCACGGGTAATGAGTTAGTTAGTCCAGGTAGGGAATTGGGTCGCGGCAAGATTTACGACATAAACACATACACAATAGCCCACGCGGTTAGGTCGATGGGCGCCGAACCCATCATCATGGGTATTGTTAGGGATGACATCAATGAGATGAGGGATGCCGTGAATAAGGCGTTAAGTATAGGCGATTTAGTGCTTCTGTCGGGCGGGACGTCAGCGGGGCTTGCCGACCTAACGTATAAAGTGCTTGACGAGATAGGGCCTCCCGGCATAATAATCCATGGGCTTAAGGTAAAGCCTGGCAAGCCCACGGTCGTGGCCGTGTCCAGAGATAATAAATTGGTTATTGGCTTACCTGGATACCCAAGTTCGGCATTGATGATATTCAACATAATAGTTAAGCCGATACTGGCCAAAATGTTATGTACGGGGATTGATGAGATTAGGATTAAGGCGAGGCTGGCAATTAGGGCCGACGGCGCCAAGGGCAGGAGAGCCCTTTACCCAGTTAGCCTGGTTGATACAGGCCACGGAGTAGTGGCCTACCCATTACCCGCTGAGTCTGGTGCCATAAGCACACTTGCCTTTGCCGACGGCTACATAGCTATTCCCGAGACCGTGGAGTACTTGGATAGTGGTGATGAGGTTGAGGTTACGCTATTCACCCATCAGTACATGCCGGCCAATCTATATATAATCGGTAGCCATGACCTAGGCCTCGATGTGCTAATACCAATGCTGCCAGGCTTTGTTAGGGCTAGGGTTATCAACGTCGGCTCCATGGGCGGATTATATGCCGTTAAACGTGGCGAGGCTGATGTGGCGGGCCTGCACCTCGTCGATGAGGAGACTGGGCAGTACAACGTACCATACATGGTTAAGTATAATGTTAACAATGCCGTCCTGATTAGGGGTTATTTCAGGGAGCAAGGGTTAATAGTGCCCAGGGGCAACCCTAAGAACATAAGGGGTATTGAGGATTTGTTGAGGGGTGATGTGAGGATTGTTAATAGGAATAAGGGTGCAGGCACTAGGTTCCTACTTGACATAAAGTTGAAGGAGATAGCGAATAAGATGGGTGTTAAGTTTGAGGAGTTGGTAAGGAGGATCAACGGCTACTATTACGAGGTTAAGACCCACACAGCAGTAGCTGCCGCGGTTGCCCAGGGTAAGGCTGATGCTGGTGTTGGTATTAGGGCTGCGGCCGCGATGTACGGCCTGGACTTCATACCGCTCGGTTGGGAGAGCTATGACTTTGCAATACCAATTGATAGACTTGAGAAGGATAGCGTTAAGGCATTCCTCAACATGTTAAGGAGTAGTGAGTTTAAGAATGCACTCAGTAAATTACCTGGCTATAGGGTTCCTGATGACATTGGTGAGGTTATTTGGAAAGGTCAATAA
- a CDS encoding AMP-binding protein, giving the protein MAVNQKFYSLDKIRRMAIEASENPAKFWADKADYLTWFERPKSIFEGRAPDVYWFRGGYLNISYNAVDRHIPARANKVAFYYENERGDSRVISYWDLYREVNRAAYVLKELGVKKGDTVSMMMPNTPEAVYFGLAVHRLGATLVIHYAGLSEETLAYRLQDCGSKVFIVASKGFRAGDEVRMKDLVDRTLEKYQTPVEKVLVVSRGFSDFNVKQGRDLVYEDIAPKGKVYVEPVPVEANEPATIYYTSGTTGRPKGLWQSNGGYPIGLNWTFRALFNPQDTDVWWTISELGWPVWPMANLYTIPVMGLTGLLFEGFVGYKRDLFARIVEKYRVSLIWSSTTTLYTIRSIGEDALKGDLSSLRIILNTGETLNPGVAEWYIQQLPNTMIADAYWMTEHLIPIAATPYGLGEIPFKPGSAGIQFPGSKWLVVDDDGNPLPPGQRGYIVIAIPNPAMAKMWNDPNHERLVKTYWSRFPGYFYTGDYGFYDSDGYLYVLGRADDILTIAGERLGTMDIEGILARHKAVAEAAVVGAPAPGGGEKVLAFVVLKSGEAPSEVLINDIKEFARASGTRVDDVIIVRRLPKTKSGKIMRRLLRALVKNEPYGDISTLDDVRTLDDIKAALIERGYIKP; this is encoded by the coding sequence ATGGCAGTAAACCAAAAGTTCTATTCCTTAGATAAGATAAGGCGAATGGCTATTGAGGCCTCTGAGAACCCGGCCAAATTCTGGGCTGATAAGGCTGATTACCTTACGTGGTTTGAAAGGCCGAAGTCGATATTCGAGGGCAGGGCGCCGGATGTTTATTGGTTTAGGGGTGGTTATCTAAACATTAGTTATAACGCTGTTGATAGGCACATACCGGCTAGGGCCAATAAGGTCGCGTTTTATTATGAGAATGAGAGGGGCGATAGTAGGGTCATTAGTTATTGGGACCTTTACAGGGAGGTTAATAGGGCCGCGTATGTGCTCAAGGAGCTTGGCGTTAAGAAGGGTGATACGGTCTCGATGATGATGCCCAACACGCCAGAGGCCGTTTACTTTGGGCTCGCCGTGCATAGGCTCGGCGCCACATTGGTAATTCACTACGCTGGTTTAAGTGAGGAGACCCTTGCATATAGGCTTCAGGATTGTGGGTCGAAGGTATTCATAGTTGCATCGAAGGGATTTAGGGCTGGTGATGAGGTTAGGATGAAGGATCTCGTGGATAGGACACTCGAGAAGTACCAAACACCTGTTGAGAAGGTTCTGGTTGTATCCAGGGGATTCTCTGACTTCAATGTTAAACAGGGTAGAGACCTTGTCTATGAGGATATAGCTCCAAAGGGTAAGGTCTATGTCGAGCCAGTCCCTGTGGAGGCTAATGAGCCAGCCACCATATACTACACGTCAGGTACTACGGGTAGGCCCAAGGGGCTTTGGCAGAGTAATGGTGGTTATCCAATAGGCCTTAATTGGACATTTAGGGCGTTATTTAACCCACAGGACACTGATGTTTGGTGGACAATAAGTGAGTTGGGGTGGCCCGTGTGGCCCATGGCGAATCTATACACAATACCCGTGATGGGATTAACAGGCCTCCTGTTTGAGGGATTCGTGGGTTATAAGAGGGACTTATTTGCTAGAATTGTTGAGAAGTACCGTGTTTCTTTAATCTGGAGTAGTACGACCACGTTATACACAATTAGAAGCATTGGCGAGGACGCACTTAAGGGGGACTTGTCAAGTCTGAGGATAATACTCAATACAGGGGAGACGCTTAACCCAGGCGTTGCTGAGTGGTATATACAGCAATTGCCAAATACCATGATCGCCGATGCCTACTGGATGACGGAGCACCTTATACCAATTGCCGCGACGCCGTATGGACTCGGCGAGATACCGTTTAAGCCTGGTTCGGCTGGTATTCAATTCCCAGGTAGTAAGTGGCTGGTGGTTGACGATGACGGTAATCCACTGCCGCCTGGGCAGAGGGGTTACATAGTCATTGCCATTCCAAACCCGGCAATGGCTAAGATGTGGAATGACCCCAATCACGAGAGATTAGTGAAGACGTACTGGAGTAGGTTCCCAGGGTATTTCTATACAGGTGATTATGGCTTCTACGACTCGGATGGTTACCTATACGTGCTGGGTAGGGCTGATGATATATTGACCATTGCCGGCGAGAGACTTGGTACAATGGACATAGAGGGTATCCTAGCAAGGCATAAGGCAGTCGCTGAGGCGGCCGTTGTTGGTGCACCGGCGCCTGGTGGTGGCGAGAAGGTACTGGCCTTCGTCGTACTTAAATCAGGGGAGGCTCCATCGGAGGTCCTGATAAACGATATTAAGGAGTTCGCCAGGGCGTCAGGTACTAGGGTTGATGATGTAATAATCGTAAGGAGACTACCGAAGACTAAGTCGGGTAAGATAATGAGGAGGTTACTAAGGGCCTTGGTGAAGAATGAGCCGTATGGGGACATATCAACATTAGATGATGTTAGGACTCTAGATGATATAAAGGCGGCACTAATTGAGCGTGGTTATATAAAGCCGTGA
- a CDS encoding class I adenylate-forming enzyme family protein, giving the protein MINYQYQNPVEVLLDYSRSRSNDVFLIDESGASLTYGELYSKAARLAGSLSRFDVGHGDRVAIIMSNSMEAVISLFATWILGASAVLIDPLTISEDLDYQLSDSAPKVVIADRSVIERETAVLSKYRVVGVGVSGQGILSFQELLSSVPSIGRPIEVRSDDVGLIYYYAGIAGRTMQVWHTYFSLYSGPYAFGEAIELNPKDSVLVVAQLSHILGLTELMSAFVRGAKAVIARHFDAKDTPELIRRYGITVFAGVPLMFDQILNNRDLSPNALSSLRLALSAAAPLPPATQLGFYQRFGVPLVQFYGLTEAYVLTVQPVRYKDVTGTVGSAIPGAELKIVDPNDPSKELGVGSVGELAAKAPWVMKGYSDPDDTRRAFHNGWLLTGDLMVMDDKGLLYFRGVKKRMIKYKGYPIFPRDLEIILMRHPAVKEAYVTGEQAEDPSIGQLPVAYVVLRDEYRGKVSDKELIDFVNSRVAFYKKLRKIYFVDKLPIK; this is encoded by the coding sequence ATGATAAACTATCAATATCAAAATCCAGTTGAGGTATTACTTGATTATTCAAGGAGTCGCTCGAACGATGTTTTCCTAATTGATGAAAGCGGTGCCTCATTAACGTATGGCGAACTTTACAGTAAAGCCGCCAGGCTTGCAGGCTCATTAAGTAGGTTTGATGTTGGTCATGGAGATAGGGTTGCCATAATCATGAGTAATAGTATGGAGGCCGTCATCTCATTATTTGCGACGTGGATTCTTGGCGCGTCTGCCGTCCTCATAGATCCATTAACCATATCTGAGGACCTTGATTACCAATTGAGTGATTCGGCTCCTAAGGTCGTTATTGCCGATAGGTCAGTCATTGAGAGGGAGACCGCTGTTTTATCTAAGTATAGGGTTGTTGGTGTTGGCGTCTCTGGACAAGGTATACTGAGCTTTCAGGAGTTGTTAAGTAGCGTCCCCTCAATAGGCAGGCCGATCGAGGTTAGGAGTGATGATGTTGGGCTAATCTACTACTATGCAGGTATTGCTGGGAGGACAATGCAGGTTTGGCATACATACTTTAGCCTATACTCAGGGCCTTACGCATTTGGCGAGGCGATAGAGCTAAATCCCAAGGACTCCGTACTTGTGGTTGCCCAGCTATCCCACATACTTGGTCTTACTGAGCTTATGTCGGCCTTCGTGAGAGGCGCCAAGGCAGTTATTGCCAGGCACTTTGACGCTAAGGACACGCCCGAGTTAATACGTAGGTATGGAATAACGGTGTTTGCAGGCGTGCCCTTAATGTTTGACCAGATACTTAATAACAGGGACTTAAGTCCTAATGCACTGTCGTCATTAAGGCTTGCCCTCTCAGCAGCTGCGCCATTACCGCCAGCGACCCAGCTAGGATTTTATCAGAGATTTGGTGTGCCGCTTGTGCAGTTCTACGGCTTAACTGAGGCGTACGTACTCACGGTGCAGCCAGTCAGGTATAAGGATGTGACTGGTACGGTTGGCTCGGCAATACCAGGTGCCGAGTTAAAGATTGTCGATCCAAACGACCCATCTAAGGAATTAGGCGTGGGCAGTGTTGGTGAGTTAGCTGCAAAGGCTCCTTGGGTGATGAAGGGCTACTCGGACCCGGATGATACGAGGAGAGCCTTTCATAATGGTTGGTTATTAACTGGCGACTTGATGGTTATGGACGACAAGGGCTTACTTTACTTCAGGGGCGTTAAGAAGAGGATGATTAAGTACAAGGGCTACCCAATATTTCCACGGGACCTGGAAATAATATTGATGAGACACCCAGCCGTTAAGGAGGCCTATGTAACTGGTGAGCAGGCTGAGGACCCAAGCATTGGTCAGTTGCCTGTTGCGTACGTGGTGCTGCGTGATGAGTATAGGGGTAAGGTGTCTGATAAGGAGTTGATTGATTTTGTGAACTCCAGGGTGGCGTTTTATAAGAAGCTTAGGAAGATTTACTTTGTGGATAAACTACCCATTAAGTAG
- a CDS encoding V-type ATP synthase subunit F: MRAVVLGDEHTVYTFKLLGFEGRVINENENILAIIKELSVEEGVGAILITSNLVDRVREDFDKLRMKMRKPMLIEIPSLREMKFKEVNYLAILRSVLGI, encoded by the coding sequence GTGCGTGCAGTAGTGCTTGGCGATGAGCATACGGTATATACCTTTAAGTTGCTTGGGTTTGAGGGTAGGGTCATTAATGAGAATGAGAACATACTGGCAATAATTAAGGAGTTGAGTGTCGAGGAGGGTGTTGGTGCGATATTAATAACGAGCAACCTCGTGGATAGGGTTAGGGAGGATTTTGATAAGTTGAGGATGAAAATGAGGAAGCCCATGCTCATTGAAATACCGTCCCTCAGGGAAATGAAATTCAAGGAGGTAAATTACCTAGCAATTCTCCGAAGTGTCCTCGGTATTTAA
- a CDS encoding CDP-2,3-bis-(O-geranylgeranyl)-sn-glycerol synthase, whose product MSLLWDFIITLLIIWPPYVANATPVIASKVFRRRTPIDLGRNFIDGKRLFGDGKTYEGFITGLLAGFVIGELTYIVVARAVNIVSELPNPLAVFVMCIAALLGDLLGAFIKRRLGLPRGAPAPLLDQLDFLLAALLALWLIQPSVLRIIYVVIAVVITPPIHLATNTIAYLLGLKREPW is encoded by the coding sequence GTGAGCTTACTTTGGGACTTCATAATTACGTTACTGATTATTTGGCCTCCATATGTAGCTAATGCAACGCCTGTAATTGCTAGTAAGGTGTTTAGGCGTAGGACGCCAATAGATCTTGGTCGTAATTTCATTGATGGGAAGAGGCTTTTTGGTGATGGAAAGACGTATGAGGGTTTTATCACGGGTTTGTTGGCTGGTTTCGTAATTGGCGAGTTAACGTACATCGTGGTAGCCAGGGCTGTGAATATAGTCTCGGAGCTCCCAAATCCATTGGCCGTATTTGTAATGTGTATAGCGGCATTACTGGGCGATTTACTTGGGGCGTTCATTAAGAGAAGGCTTGGTCTGCCCCGTGGAGCGCCGGCACCACTGCTTGACCAGCTTGACTTCCTACTGGCGGCATTGCTAGCCCTATGGCTCATTCAGCCAAGTGTCTTAAGGATTATTTATGTGGTTATTGCCGTGGTAATAACCCCACCGATACACCTGGCCACGAATACAATAGCCTACTTACTTGGGCTTAAGAGGGAGCCATGGTGA
- a CDS encoding geranylgeranylglycerol-phosphate geranylgeranyltransferase has translation MNLRAFVRLSRIEHGILTSLIVIASYVIAGGRSAIAMVLLFLSSLLTEIFLFATNDIYNIEEDRINRPDAPLVRGEVSINEAWALSLLSVVIAVSLNVLGIVMGYLMIWSIVILIMAIVLGFSYNYRLKRVIIVNNAFVAVTSSLTFLYGLYAVSPTVPTLNLPYLLFIVSFLATMGRELVKGAIDVAGDVRAGVKTVANTYGIKIAITLAVIFTLVAVLISPLIIIYALRNPYGLVLSVGVLATDAILMYISIALLRNSNYMGRFRVLSLGAMAITIIAYLLFALLVTVH, from the coding sequence GTGAATTTAAGAGCATTTGTTAGGCTTTCTAGGATTGAGCATGGAATACTAACAAGCCTAATAGTCATTGCATCCTACGTAATAGCCGGCGGTAGAAGCGCCATCGCCATGGTACTCCTCTTCCTATCATCACTGCTCACTGAGATATTCCTCTTCGCCACAAACGACATTTACAATATTGAGGAGGACAGAATTAATAGGCCAGATGCACCCCTCGTACGTGGTGAAGTATCAATCAATGAGGCCTGGGCGTTATCATTACTATCCGTAGTCATTGCCGTATCATTGAACGTGCTTGGTATTGTCATGGGGTATTTAATGATTTGGAGCATTGTAATATTAATAATGGCTATAGTACTTGGTTTCTCCTACAATTATAGGTTGAAGAGGGTCATTATCGTGAACAATGCCTTTGTGGCAGTAACATCATCATTAACATTCCTATACGGACTATACGCAGTCTCACCCACAGTACCAACCCTCAATCTCCCATACCTACTATTTATCGTTTCCTTCCTGGCGACCATGGGCAGGGAATTGGTTAAGGGCGCAATTGATGTTGCTGGTGACGTGAGGGCTGGTGTTAAGACCGTGGCTAATACCTACGGCATTAAAATCGCCATAACTCTCGCGGTAATATTTACGTTGGTTGCAGTCCTTATATCACCGTTAATTATTATCTATGCGCTCCGAAATCCATATGGGCTAGTTTTATCGGTGGGTGTCTTGGCAACGGATGCTATTCTCATGTACATATCAATAGCGCTTCTTCGAAATAGTAATTACATGGGTAGGTTCAGGGTATTGTCCCTTGGGGCCATGGCGATTACGATAATTGCATATTTATTATTTGCATTGTTGGTGACTGTTCATTAA
- a CDS encoding Zn-ribbon domain-containing OB-fold protein, translating into MVGGTPIREGDIKNYPHEEWTRPFQYSVTAGTAYSKFLDGLKSGKIYGTYCSKCGHVFVPPKMYCPYCFKPVDGWVEVKDEGTVITAVVSYISATREPLKEPRVVGVIKLDVPGKEFSEHRFPGIMHYLCVDPEDVKSMKVFGMRVKARWKPANQRTGSVLDIECFEPVR; encoded by the coding sequence ATGGTAGGGGGTACACCGATTAGGGAGGGCGATATTAAGAATTATCCGCATGAGGAGTGGACGAGACCATTCCAGTACAGTGTGACTGCTGGTACGGCTTACTCCAAATTCCTAGATGGTCTGAAGAGCGGTAAGATATACGGCACGTACTGCAGTAAGTGCGGTCATGTATTCGTACCACCCAAGATGTATTGCCCATACTGCTTTAAGCCCGTGGATGGTTGGGTTGAGGTTAAGGATGAGGGTACGGTAATCACGGCGGTGGTTAGTTACATAAGCGCTACGAGGGAGCCGCTTAAGGAGCCTAGGGTTGTTGGTGTCATTAAGCTTGATGTGCCAGGTAAGGAGTTTAGCGAGCATAGGTTTCCTGGCATAATGCATTACTTATGTGTTGATCCTGAGGATGTTAAGTCAATGAAGGTATTTGGCATGAGGGTTAAGGCTCGGTGGAAGCCTGCCAATCAAAGAACGGGGTCTGTACTAGATATTGAGTGCTTCGAGCCCGTGAGGTGA
- a CDS encoding Zn-ribbon domain-containing OB-fold protein: protein MSFEKINVNRDIKHWLHVIEQGYRYTAGPIGTKFLEGIKAGKLLAGKCPVCGRLLIPPKAFCQYDFAEIKELVEIAPVGIVRSYTVVYEDSYGNKLPKPVVIGFIEFPGVAGGLVHYIVNVEPGNVRVGLKVKPVFKPGNERRGSITDIVGFEPA, encoded by the coding sequence ATGTCCTTCGAGAAAATCAATGTGAACAGGGATATTAAGCACTGGCTCCACGTAATTGAGCAGGGTTATAGGTATACTGCAGGCCCGATAGGCACTAAGTTTCTTGAGGGCATCAAAGCCGGTAAGTTACTCGCCGGTAAATGCCCTGTGTGCGGTAGGTTATTAATTCCTCCAAAGGCCTTTTGTCAGTACGATTTCGCCGAGATTAAGGAATTAGTGGAGATAGCGCCCGTGGGCATCGTCAGGTCTTACACGGTGGTCTACGAGGACTCATACGGCAACAAACTGCCTAAGCCCGTGGTCATAGGCTTCATAGAGTTCCCAGGGGTTGCTGGCGGTCTTGTTCACTATATAGTCAATGTTGAACCAGGTAACGTTAGGGTTGGGCTTAAGGTCAAGCCCGTGTTTAAGCCTGGGAATGAAAGGAGGGGCTCCATAACGGATATTGTTGGTTTTGAGCCCGCCTAG
- a CDS encoding DUF169 domain-containing protein: MGVRFCGKGEQCNISDFKRPYKDLGIRVAFCQAINIVRTYGWRLAIGLEDSFCMIGAEALGLTRTTLDYIDRDIPQWHTSDRETMNKIVATLHMRFLEPGSTELVLISPLDRIDFEPHVVIIYGLPAQIATIAKALIWNGIMPGEITYMGLASCTLIPYSHKYGKVQINIPGTGELILGRTENHEISIIIPAKYLNLIIPGINAVRRIHPYPLAKFSLYEPRVPKWYEELTFDYYNSVVG, encoded by the coding sequence ATAGGCGTTAGGTTCTGCGGTAAGGGCGAGCAATGTAACATTAGTGACTTCAAGAGGCCATATAAGGATCTTGGTATTAGGGTTGCGTTTTGTCAAGCTATAAACATTGTGAGGACCTATGGCTGGAGGTTAGCGATAGGGCTTGAGGACTCCTTCTGCATGATAGGTGCTGAGGCGCTTGGACTTACAAGGACCACACTGGACTATATTGATAGGGATATACCACAGTGGCATACGTCGGATAGGGAAACCATGAATAAGATAGTCGCCACGTTACATATGAGGTTTCTTGAACCTGGCTCAACAGAGTTAGTACTAATATCGCCGCTTGACAGGATAGACTTTGAACCGCATGTAGTCATTATTTATGGATTACCTGCCCAAATAGCTACCATAGCCAAGGCCTTGATTTGGAATGGCATCATGCCAGGGGAGATTACGTACATGGGACTGGCATCATGCACATTAATACCATATTCCCATAAGTACGGTAAGGTTCAAATAAATATTCCAGGAACGGGTGAGTTAATACTTGGGAGGACGGAGAATCACGAGATAAGTATCATCATACCAGCCAAGTACCTGAACCTAATAATCCCCGGTATTAATGCCGTGAGGAGAATACACCCATACCCACTGGCTAAATTCTCATTGTATGAGCCCAGGGTACCTAAGTGGTATGAGGAGTTAACGTTTGATTACTACAATAGCGTTGTTGGTTAA
- a CDS encoding glutamate synthase-related protein yields MILEIAKLLVRLRAYWASIRGLREFIDDYPFDEIALKALKGRDAVYPFGEIATYGSAVLGSGVYDKRGFPRFKTLDNSIILLPPAFTPKRLEKMAELLREPTFMDVNLEGSLGGFKVSMPIVVGSMGSTSIASKFSLEIARAAAKAGIVMGIGENVATVRGYSRRYTRGHPSFKERLMAYLTNVDKYGGVVIQQNVEDAYDELWNKVYSDKDVEPYIEEGLIGFEIKMGQGAKPGLGGVIKIPREEAIRLKAKYHFEIDPEKVKDKFITRYSVPGTYTEDILRGMIRFMKTAYPRARIWIKLGPYRDVDRVISIAHEEGAHAVVIDGKEGGTGMAPSVAMKDLGYPTIVALKKIHDARKLGIMDTSLLLAGRLYNGSHVVKAVALGASGAYMARPFLIAAMVKGEKGVLNYIEAVKEEMQMLVSALGKYDIREVNTEDVAAIDRGIAEMFGIPYVYSPSF; encoded by the coding sequence ATGATTCTTGAAATTGCGAAATTACTTGTTAGGCTTAGGGCCTATTGGGCGTCAATTAGGGGTCTCAGGGAGTTCATCGACGATTACCCATTTGATGAAATAGCGCTTAAGGCGCTTAAGGGCCGTGATGCGGTTTATCCATTTGGTGAGATAGCTACCTATGGCTCTGCTGTGCTTGGTTCTGGGGTTTATGATAAGAGGGGTTTTCCTCGATTTAAGACCCTAGATAATTCAATAATATTGTTACCGCCGGCATTTACGCCAAAAAGGCTTGAGAAGATGGCTGAGCTTCTTCGGGAGCCCACGTTCATGGACGTGAACCTGGAGGGTTCATTGGGTGGTTTTAAGGTTTCCATGCCCATAGTCGTCGGTTCGATGGGTTCTACTTCAATAGCTAGTAAATTTAGCCTTGAGATAGCTAGGGCAGCGGCTAAGGCGGGTATTGTCATGGGTATTGGGGAGAACGTGGCCACGGTTAGGGGCTACTCGAGGAGGTACACGAGGGGTCACCCGAGCTTTAAGGAGAGGTTGATGGCGTACTTAACGAATGTGGATAAATATGGTGGGGTCGTTATTCAGCAGAACGTGGAGGATGCGTATGATGAGCTTTGGAATAAGGTATATAGTGATAAGGATGTTGAGCCCTACATTGAGGAGGGCCTTATCGGCTTTGAGATTAAGATGGGGCAGGGGGCTAAGCCGGGTCTTGGTGGTGTGATTAAGATTCCAAGGGAGGAGGCCATTAGGCTTAAGGCTAAGTACCACTTCGAGATTGACCCGGAGAAGGTTAAGGATAAGTTCATAACAAGGTACTCGGTGCCTGGTACGTACACTGAGGACATACTTAGGGGCATGATTAGGTTCATGAAGACGGCATACCCAAGGGCTAGGATTTGGATTAAGCTTGGTCCTTATAGAGATGTGGATAGGGTCATTAGCATAGCCCATGAGGAGGGCGCCCACGCCGTTGTGATTGACGGCAAGGAGGGCGGCACGGGCATGGCGCCTTCAGTGGCCATGAAGGACCTGGGCTACCCAACCATAGTAGCCCTTAAGAAGATACATGATGCCAGGAAGCTTGGGATAATGGACACATCACTACTGCTTGCGGGTAGGCTTTATAATGGTTCACATGTGGTTAAGGCCGTTGCCCTGGGAGCCAGTGGCGCCTACATGGCTAGGCCGTTCCTCATAGCGGCGATGGTTAAGGGTGAGAAGGGGGTTTTGAATTACATAGAGGCTGTTAAGGAGGAGATGCAGATGTTGGTGTCTGCATTGGGTAAGTACGACATTAGGGAGGTTAATACGGAGGATGTTGCTGCCATTGATAGGGGCATCGCCGAGATGTTTGGAATACCGTATGTCTACTCACCATCATTTTAA